In Chitinophagaceae bacterium C216, the genomic stretch ATTTAATGACGTTGCACATGTTTGGACTGGATCATATTGAGCATGCAAACGGAAGGGAAGGAGAAGCTGTACAGCGCGGGTTAAGTAAAATAGATAGTAGTGTTGGTATTATATGGAATGCTGTAAAGGAGGCCGGCATAGAAAAGAATACCTTGTTTTTGATAGTAGGGGATCATGGTTTTTACGATACCGATATTTCTGTAAGGCCTAATGTGATTCTAGCTAAAGAGGGGCTTATAAGAGATATAAATAAAGGAGATTGGGATGCGCGTTTCCATACAATGGGTGGAAGTGCGTTTCTGTTTGTAAAAAATAACGACCCAAAGATTATAGGTAAAGTAAGAGACTTATTTGACAAATTACCTGATAACGATAAAAAATATTTTAGGATTATTGACCCTATGAAAATGAAGCAGGTAAAGGCCGATCCTAACGCTGTTTTTGCTTTAAGTGCTCTGAATAATGCTTCTTTTGCAGCTACCGAGAAAGGCGACTTTATCACACAGCGAAAGAAAGGAGGTGTGCATGGGCATTTCCCCGATACAAAAGAAATTCAGACTGGATTCATTGCTGTGGGCAAATCGGTAAGGTCCAATGCTAACTTAAAAGAAATGCGTTTATATGATATAGCGCCTATCGTACTAAAGTATCTGAATTTAAGTTTGGGAAAGTTGAAAGGAACGGTTCCTGAAGGGTTATTTAAGGGCGACAAATAAGAGATACATGTAAAATTGTACCCATTACTCAATTTTTCATATGAAGTTTATTTTGTCTGTGATTGTTATAGGGATTTTATCTTTCGTAGCCGGACTCTACACCCCGTGGTGGAGTCTGGCTATTGTATCTTTTTTGGTTTCGCTGCTGATTGTTCAGCGTCCTGGTAAGGCATTTTTATCAGGATTTTTGGCAATATTTTTAACGTGGTTTCTCGTAGCAGCTTTCATCAATGCTGCTAATAACGGTATTTTAGCCAACCGCATAGGGGAGCTGCTGGGAATAGGGGCGCGCCCCCTCTTGTTAGTGTTTATCACTGCATTAGTCGGCGCAATCGTTGGGGGATTTGCTGCCCTAACCGCTTCTTATTTAAGAAAATAGATCATTTTAGAGGGATGCCATATAATTAATAAGGTTTAAGAAGAAATAATCGTACCTTTGCACACTGAAATTTGGTGCAGCCTGCAACTGCCCAATTATTGTATTTAATTTCCCGCCTTGCGGGATCAAATTTCATGTTTATGGCATTACATAATCGCATTTCCCGAAAGGAACTGAAAGAGCGTATCCTTAAGGACAATACTCCCCGTACTACTATTTCTTTCTATCAGTATTTTCCTATTTCTGACCCTACTACCTTTAGAAATCACGTCTATAAGATATTTAACAATTTGGGGGTATTAGGAAGAATTTACATTGCTGCGGAAGGCATCAATGCCCAAATTAGTGTGCCCACCGAAAACTTTGAGAAGTTCAAAGAAGCGCTTTATTCATTAGATCCCGCTCTGGATGGGATTCGGCTGAATATTGCCGTGGATGACGATGGAAAATCGTTTTATGTTCTGGATGTGAAGGTGCGTCCAAAAATAGTTGCCGATGGGATTGATGATCCTTCCTTTGATATGTCCAGAAGAGGTAAGTACGCTGATGCTGAGACTTTCAACAAGCTGGCTAATGATCCTAACACCATTATTATCGACATGCGTAATCACTACGAATACGAAGTGGGACATTTTGAGAATGCCATAGAAGTTCCTAGTGATACCTTTAGGGAGCAGTTGCCCATGGCGGTGGAGATGATGCAAGAGCACAAGGATAAAACCATAGTGATGTACTGTACCGGAGGCATCAGATGTGAAAAAGCCTCAGCGTACATGTTGCATAAAGGTTTTAAAAATGTGTATCACCTCGAGGGTGGAATTATTAATTATGTGAACCAGGTGAAGCAGAAAGGATTGGAGAACAAGTTTCATGGTAAAAACTTTGTGTTTGACCAAAGACTGGGTGAGCGTATTACGGATGAGATTATTGCGCATTGTCATCAATGCGGTAAGCCGGCGGATACACATGTAAACTGTGCTAATGATGCTTGTCATCTGTTATTTATACAGTGTGAGGATTGTGCTAAAGAGTTTGAAGGGTGTTGTAGTAAGGAGTGTCAGGAGTTTATTCATCTCCCTCCTGAAGAACAGAAAAAAAAACGTAAGGGCATAGATTTAGGCAGAAATGTATTCAATAAATCCAAGGAAAGGCTTGGAAAGCTCCTTGCAAAGGATAAGTAATACATATAAGTAAATTGCTCAAATCATTGATTTTAGACAATTATTCTATACTTTTGCGCTCAAAATGCGAACATTGGAGCAATGTTTGCTGATTTCCATTAGCAAAAACCTTAACTTATGAACCGAACTTTTCAAATGTTATTACTATTAATATTAATAGTAATTCCTGTCATGCTATTTATAGCTGACAATCAAAAGGTCCTCAAAACCGGAATGAAATATCCTGTTCCTCCCAAATCGGAGAGTAGCGGGAAGATGATTTATCTGAATACAGATAAGAGTTAAAATAGTGTAGGAAATTTAAGGATCAATAACGTCTTCGTTATACTAAAAAATCCGGCATTTGCCGGATTTTTTAGTATGTTGATATATGCATTAGAAGTTTATCCTACTCTTTCAAAGTGATTGAAGAAGAAATCTCCTTCAATTTTTGCATTTTCATCACTATCACTTCCATGAATAGCGTTTTCTTCAATGGATTTTGCAAAGGTTTTGCGAATAGTGCCTTCTGCAGCGTTAGCCGGATTGGTAGCTCCAATTAGTTCACGAAAATCAGCTACTGCATTTTCTTTCTCCAGAATAGCAGCAATAATGGGGCCGCGGCTCATAAAATTCACTAAGTCTTGGAAAAAGGGTTTATCTTTATGAACTGCATAGAATTCACCAGCTTTTTCCTTACTAAGCCGGGTTAATTTCATTGCAACTAATTTGAAGCCCGCTTTGGTGATACGATCTAAAATAGCTCCTGCATGGCCATTTTCCATCGCATCGGGTTTAATCATTGTAAATGTACGATTGCTCATATATACTAATTATAATTTTAGGGAGGCAAAGGTACAGAAAGTAATATTTAAAAATGAGCTTAATTTACCTATTTTTGCGCCTCTTCGATGGAAGCAATAGCAAATATACTATCCTTATTGCCCCAACCTGCTAAGGTGGTGATAACCATGCACCAGAAGCCGGATGCAGATGCAATGGGGTCGGCATTGGGGCTTTGGCATTTTCTGAAAAAATTTGGACATGAGGTGACCGTGATTTCACCTACAAACTGGGCACCTTGGCTTAATTGGATGCCGGGTTGTGCTGAGGTGCTGAATTTTGAAAAGCAAAGGGAGCTGTCCATAGAGCTGATCAATAGCGCTCAATATCTTTTCTGTTTGGATTTTAACATCTTTCATCGTACAAAGAGTATGGCGCCTTTTCTGGCGGCATTTAACGGCATAAGAGTGCTAATCGATCATCATGAACAACCTGATACACCCAACTTTCACTATGGGATCAGCGATATTACGAAGAGTTCGACCAGTGAAATGGTGTATGATTTTATTGTAGCAGCAGGAAAAGATAGCTGGATTGATGAATACATAGCACAGTGCCTATATGCAGGAGTGGTAGCAGATACCGGTTCATTTCGTTTTGCGAGTACGCATGCCTCAGTACATCTGATGGTGGCACGTCTGATGGAAACGGGTTTTAACCATGCAGAAGTACATAGCAACTTGTTTGATAACTTTCTGGAGAATCGATTGCGATTTATAGGCCATGTACTGACGAATTGCCTAGAGTTCATCTATGAATATAATACGGCATTGATTGCTATTCCAAAACACGATATATTGCGCTTTGAAATAAAGACAGGAGACACAGAAGGGTTGGTAAACCTACCCCTCTCGGTACAGGGAATAAAACTGGTAGGGTTGGTTATCGATCGCGACGAAGAAAGAAAATGGAGTTTTAGAAGTAAAGGAGCGTTTGATTGTAATACTTTTGCCCGTACGTACTTCAATGGAGGAGGCCACTTTAATGCTTCCGGAGGAAGTACTAAAGATTCTCTTAAAGATACTGTCACTAAATTTAAAAGTGCCGTAAGAGAAAACGGGAGTTTGCTACAGTAAATTGCAACATCCCAAAAAACAGCCAAGCGGCTTTCAATATCAAATTAAAAATTAAAAATCGACAAATGAAACGTTTAAAAATTCTGAGCATTGCAGTTTTTGCAGCTTGCGCATTCACTGCATGTAAAAATGCAGACTATAAAACCAGCCCTAATGGTTTAAAATATATCATCTTCGACGGTGGTAGTAAAGATAGTACCAAGGATGGATATGTGCTGAAAATGCATATGACAGCTCGTATCAGTGGTAGCAAGGACTCTTTCTTAGTTAATACTTATGGGAAAATGCCCTACTTCGATCAAGTACAGCAAATTCCTGCGGGGCAGCCTATATACGATCCGAGAGAGGTGTTTAAAGAGTTGAAGAAGGGCGATAGTATGGTGGCTATTATTTATATCGATTCTGCTATTAAGAAAGGGTTGACTCATGAAGCGCAGTTACCTCCCTTCCTGAAAAAAGGCGATAAAATTATTTACACTTATAAAGTATTGGAAGTATTTAAAGAAGATAGTATAGCGCGTGCAGATTATCAAAAAGAGATGGAAAAAGATCTTCCCCGCCAGAAGAAAGAGCAGGAAGAAATGATGCAAAAATTCAGAAAAGAGCAGGAAGAAGCACGTAAAGCCGAAGAGGCTGAGTTAGAAAAATCAGGTGAAAAAGCTAAGCAAATTCAGGAAGTGCAAAATTACCTGGCAAGTAAAAAAATTACTGCAACCCAAACGCCTGTAGGTACTTTCGTTAAAATAGATAATCCGGGTTCAGGTGCACAGGTTGCCGATGGTAAGTTTGTTACTGTAAAATATACCGGAAAAACAGTGGCTAAAGACAGCACTTTCGATGCTAATCAGTTTACTGTAAAATTAGGTGAGCAGCCCTTTATTCGTGGTTTTGAAGATGGACTAAGACAATTTAAACAAGGTGGTAAAGGCACCATTTACATTCCGGGATATCTGGCTTACGGCAAGGATGGTAACGGTGTGTTTAAACCTTACGAAGCATTATATTTTGATGTAGAAATCCTGAACGTATCCGATTCTGATCCGAATGTGCAGGAGCATGGTCCTAACGATGGACATGGACATTGATAAAAAGTAGTTGAATATATTTTAAAGCGGCCTTCTGTTTTGAAGGTCGCTTTTTTATGTAATTATACTGTTTCCAGTTGCTTAATAACGGATAGATTATCTATAATATCTCCGGCTATCATGGGGCCCATTCCATAATGTAGAGCGGCTTGATCTCCGGCCATGCCATGTATATACACTCCTAATATTGCTGCCTCGGATGAGGAATAACCTTGCGCTAATAAGCCAGTGATGATTCCGGTAAGCACATCCCCACTACCACCTGTAGCCATACCAGCATTACCGCTCGTATTGAAATATCCCTTACCTGAAGGTGTAGCGATAAAAGTGCGATGCCCCTTTAATACAATTACGAGGTTTTTTGTACGAGCTTGCTGCAGTGCCGTTTCAATCCTTGCAAAGTCATCTTTATTTTCTTCAAACAATCGAGCGAACTCTTTAGGATGGGGAGTGAGAATGCTGTGAGGAGGTAATAGGGGCCACCATTCACTATGTTCCGATAAAATATTTAATGCATCGGCATCTAGCACTAATGGTTTAGGGTATGCCACCAGCAGATGATGCAGAAAAGCTGTTGTAGCGCTGTCTGTACCTATGCCGGGACCTACTCCCACTGCGGAATAAGACGTTACATCATAATCAAGTTTTGTAATGACTTTTTCATTGCGATCCACACGACACATAGCTTCCGGCGCAGCGGTTTGTAGAATAGTTACTCCACAACTTGGAACATGCGCGGAAACAAGACCCACTCCGCTCCGCAGACAGGCGCGGGTGCTTAATACAGCCGCGCCCATTTTGCCATAGCTGCCTGCAATTATTAATGCATGTCCGAAGCTTCCTTTATGCGAAAAAGCATTTCTAGGTTTGTAAAGTTGTTTTATAAAATTAAAATCAACGAGTTCGTAATTCGTGTCTACTGTATGTAAAAAATCGGTATGTAGCTTGATATCCAGAATATGTACATTACCAAAGTATACCGCATTTTCCGGAAGTAATAATGCGGGTTTGTAGCATTGGAAGCTAAGTGTATGTGCTGCTTTTATTACTGGAAAATCTTTTGAACTGCGATCGCATAATAAGCCGCTAGGAATATCGATAGCAATAACATGCTTTGCTGTATGATTGATAAAGTGAATCAGCTCGGCCGCCAACCCCTCGGGTTTTCTGTTTAATCCTGTACCAAATAAAGCATCAATAATTACAGCATCGTTGGGAATGGAGGGGAAGTCGGAAGTACTTTTTAGAGTAATGATTTCAACGGTGCTTATTTGTTTTAATCTTTCAAGATTAATATTAAAACAATCAGTGCCTGCACTCAGGGATAGTACGAATACTTTTACTTGCTTGTTGTGAGACTTAAGTAAGCGCGCTATAACGAGTCCATCGCCACCATTGTTGCCGGTAGTGCAAAAAATATAGAATATGTCTTGCGAGATATGCTCCAAAATCCAGTGAGTGCAGGCCTCGGCTGCTCTTTCCATCAGATCAATAGGTGAGATAGGTTCATGTTGCATCGTGTATTGATCCCATTCCCGAATTTGTGCGGCAGACAATATTTTCATCGATATAAATAATTACAACTCTAAAGTTAAATACATAATAGCAACTTGTATAGTCTGATGTTACAGAATTATACGGTTGTGTGTAATTTTAGACAGAATCTTTTACAGTACTTACCTTTTATTAACGATTGCTCAAATACTTAAAAATGAAAAGAATTTTATTATGTCTCTCATGGCTACTCCTGCTTATGAGTTTCACTAACTGTATAGATGCGCAGCGCACTAAAGCTGTTCCTGCAATCATTTTTGATACTGATATGGGACCGGATTATGACGATTTAGGTGCTATTGCCGTACTCTATGCATTAGAAGCTCGAAAAGAGTGTAAGGTGCTAGCCACCTTATCTAGCAACGGGCGCCCAGCCATAGCGCCAACCATTGAGTTGTTAAATAGATATTTTAACAGGGGAGAGGTTCCTGTAGGGATAGCTGGCCCCACAGCACCGGCATTTACGCACAAAAGCGGGTGGAATGAAGCGCTGATTCAACGCTTTGCTCCTGAGCTACGGAGTAAGCAATATCCGTATGCAGTAGAAATTTATCGCCGTATTTTATCACAGCAACCGGATCGATCGGTAACCATTGTTACGGTAGGTTTTTTGTCAAACATCAACGATTTATTGCATTCAGAGCCTGACACTTATTCTAAGCTTTCGGGGGTAGATTTGGTGAAGAAGAAGGTAAAGCAATGGGTAGCTATGGCGGCGGATTTCCCGCAAGGAAGAGAATTTAATGTTTACAAGGACACTACTGCTGCTTACCAGGCTTTGGCGCTATGGCCTCAAGACGTGCCTATTGTTTTCAGTGGATTTGATATAGGTTCCCGTATTCGTACAGGAAAACGTCTGGCTGAGCAATTCCCTCAAACCCCTATAGGCATGGGATATGCTATCAATTTTAGTGCGGTGCCAGAAAAGGGTAACGGTCGGC encodes the following:
- a CDS encoding hypothetical protein (UPF0176 protein YceA), whose translation is MALHNRISRKELKERILKDNTPRTTISFYQYFPISDPTTFRNHVYKIFNNLGVLGRIYIAAEGINAQISVPTENFEKFKEALYSLDPALDGIRLNIAVDDDGKSFYVLDVKVRPKIVADGIDDPSFDMSRRGKYADAETFNKLANDPNTIIIDMRNHYEYEVGHFENAIEVPSDTFREQLPMAVEMMQEHKDKTIVMYCTGGIRCEKASAYMLHKGFKNVYHLEGGIINYVNQVKQKGLENKFHGKNFVFDQRLGERITDEIIAHCHQCGKPADTHVNCANDACHLLFIQCEDCAKEFEGCCSKECQEFIHLPPEEQKKKRKGIDLGRNVFNKSKERLGKLLAKDK
- the ndk gene encoding Nucleoside diphosphate kinase, yielding MSNRTFTMIKPDAMENGHAGAILDRITKAGFKLVAMKLTRLSKEKAGEFYAVHKDKPFFQDLVNFMSRGPIIAAILEKENAVADFRELIGATNPANAAEGTIRKTFAKSIEENAIHGSDSDENAKIEGDFFFNHFERVG
- the nrnA gene encoding Bifunctional oligoribonuclease and PAP phosphatase NrnA, with protein sequence MEAIANILSLLPQPAKVVITMHQKPDADAMGSALGLWHFLKKFGHEVTVISPTNWAPWLNWMPGCAEVLNFEKQRELSIELINSAQYLFCLDFNIFHRTKSMAPFLAAFNGIRVLIDHHEQPDTPNFHYGISDITKSSTSEMVYDFIVAAGKDSWIDEYIAQCLYAGVVADTGSFRFASTHASVHLMVARLMETGFNHAEVHSNLFDNFLENRLRFIGHVLTNCLEFIYEYNTALIAIPKHDILRFEIKTGDTEGLVNLPLSVQGIKLVGLVIDRDEERKWSFRSKGAFDCNTFARTYFNGGGHFNASGGSTKDSLKDTVTKFKSAVRENGSLLQ
- the nnr gene encoding Bifunctional NAD(P)H-hydrate repair enzyme Nnr; the encoded protein is MKILSAAQIREWDQYTMQHEPISPIDLMERAAEACTHWILEHISQDIFYIFCTTGNNGGDGLVIARLLKSHNKQVKVFVLSLSAGTDCFNINLERLKQISTVEIITLKSTSDFPSIPNDAVIIDALFGTGLNRKPEGLAAELIHFINHTAKHVIAIDIPSGLLCDRSSKDFPVIKAAHTLSFQCYKPALLLPENAVYFGNVHILDIKLHTDFLHTVDTNYELVDFNFIKQLYKPRNAFSHKGSFGHALIIAGSYGKMGAAVLSTRACLRSGVGLVSAHVPSCGVTILQTAAPEAMCRVDRNEKVITKLDYDVTSYSAVGVGPGIGTDSATTAFLHHLLVAYPKPLVLDADALNILSEHSEWWPLLPPHSILTPHPKEFARLFEENKDDFARIETALQQARTKNLVIVLKGHRTFIATPSGKGYFNTSGNAGMATGGSGDVLTGIITGLLAQGYSSSEAAILGVYIHGMAGDQAALHYGMGPMIAGDIIDNLSVIKQLETV
- the rihA gene encoding Pyrimidine-specific ribonucleoside hydrolase RihA, giving the protein MSFTNCIDAQRTKAVPAIIFDTDMGPDYDDLGAIAVLYALEARKECKVLATLSSNGRPAIAPTIELLNRYFNRGEVPVGIAGPTAPAFTHKSGWNEALIQRFAPELRSKQYPYAVEIYRRILSQQPDRSVTIVTVGFLSNINDLLHSEPDTYSKLSGVDLVKKKVKQWVAMAADFPQGREFNVYKDTTAAYQALALWPQDVPIVFSGFDIGSRIRTGKRLAEQFPQTPIGMGYAINFSAVPEKGNGRQSWDQTAVLCAVRTPEKYFYVIGPGKIEVSKDGSNIWNPNANANHFFLVHKYPYAQIENLLEELMMYQPSAKL